One Catenulispora sp. MAP5-51 DNA window includes the following coding sequences:
- a CDS encoding DUF2218 domain-containing protein, with protein sequence MPAIQGHVATDRASRYLQQLCSHASRMRHLGRHADRHAGPHAEATSDTAGRITRGTAVCELTAGPTALSLHLTAEDEQQLKGLQEAVTRTLERAGRRDGLTVVWE encoded by the coding sequence ATGCCCGCCATACAAGGACACGTAGCCACCGACCGCGCATCGCGCTATCTCCAGCAGCTCTGCTCCCACGCGTCGCGCATGCGCCACCTCGGCCGGCACGCCGATCGGCACGCCGGTCCGCACGCCGAAGCCACCTCCGACACCGCCGGCCGCATCACCCGCGGAACCGCCGTCTGCGAGCTGACCGCCGGCCCGACAGCCCTGTCGCTGCACCTCACCGCCGAGGACGAGCAGCAGCTCAAAGGCCTGCAAGAAGCCGTGACCCGCACCCTGGAACGCGCGGGCCGGCGCGACGGCCTGACCGTGGTCTGGGAGTAG
- a CDS encoding cyclopropane-fatty-acyl-phospholipid synthase family protein, giving the protein MTHHSPWDVGRPQPAVRQLVEAGAFSGTVLDVGCGYGENALLIAASGLSVTGLDRDALALERAERQSRERGLDARADFLRFDVRHLADLGRAFDTVLDSLVFHSFEGESRREYVAGLRSVLRPGGRLHVLCYSARHIGPPDPPHKVSLADIDDAFADGWTVVAIGEATSLSQRAPGGIASWLITATATAPTTTDQEES; this is encoded by the coding sequence ATGACGCATCACTCGCCTTGGGATGTCGGCCGGCCCCAGCCCGCGGTCCGGCAGCTGGTCGAGGCCGGCGCTTTCAGCGGCACCGTGCTGGACGTGGGCTGCGGGTACGGGGAGAACGCGCTGCTCATCGCCGCCTCGGGACTGAGCGTGACCGGCCTCGATCGGGATGCCCTGGCCCTGGAGCGGGCCGAGCGGCAGTCACGGGAACGCGGCCTGGACGCCCGGGCGGATTTCCTCCGCTTCGACGTCCGGCACCTGGCCGACCTCGGAAGAGCCTTCGACACCGTCCTGGACTCGCTGGTGTTCCACTCCTTCGAAGGCGAGTCGCGCCGGGAGTACGTAGCGGGCCTACGTTCGGTACTACGTCCTGGCGGACGACTGCATGTCCTGTGCTACAGCGCCCGGCACATCGGGCCGCCGGACCCGCCGCACAAGGTCTCGCTCGCCGACATCGACGACGCCTTCGCCGACGGCTGGACGGTCGTCGCGATCGGCGAGGCGACGAGCCTCTCGCAGCGCGCACCCGGCGGCATCGCCTCCTGGCTCATCACCGCAACCGCAACCGCCCCTACCACTACAGATCAAGAGGAATCCTGA
- a CDS encoding TetR/AcrR family transcriptional regulator, translated as MPKIWSDTLAGHRDSVREAILDATADLVADHGLTAVSMSAIAQAGGIGRATLYKYFPDVASILTAWHDRQVVEHLAELMQTADRAHDADRLEAVLRAYAHRNRRDREDHHGADIAASLHASPGVHQAHQHLAHFISGLIAQAAERGEARSDVPPAELAVYCVNALNGAGVLPSKAAVERLVAVTLAGLRA; from the coding sequence GTGCCCAAGATCTGGAGCGATACCCTCGCCGGTCACCGTGACTCCGTCCGGGAGGCCATTCTGGACGCGACCGCCGACCTGGTCGCCGACCACGGCCTGACGGCCGTCAGCATGTCCGCCATCGCCCAGGCCGGCGGCATCGGCCGCGCCACGCTCTACAAGTACTTCCCGGACGTCGCCTCGATCCTGACCGCCTGGCACGACCGCCAGGTCGTCGAGCACCTGGCCGAGCTGATGCAGACAGCCGACCGAGCGCACGACGCCGACCGCCTCGAAGCCGTCCTGCGCGCCTACGCCCACCGCAACCGCCGCGACCGCGAGGACCACCACGGCGCCGACATCGCCGCCTCCCTGCACGCCTCACCCGGCGTCCACCAGGCGCACCAGCACCTGGCGCACTTCATCAGCGGACTGATCGCCCAAGCCGCCGAACGCGGCGAGGCGCGCTCCGACGTACCACCCGCCGAACTCGCGGTGTACTGCGTCAACGCGCTGAACGGCGCCGGCGTCCTGCCGTCGAAGGCGGCGGTCGAGCGGTTGGTGGCCGTCACGCTGGCCGGGCTGCGGGCCTAA
- a CDS encoding MerR family transcriptional regulator — translation MRPVDLARAAGVSTQQVRNLEAVGTLPESERSTSGYRRYDERHLAALLAYTALVPGLGATGARAILEAVGAGEVARALALLDGAHAALHQGRASLREIERTMAAVVDHEPASDAPVRLRVGELARLLGVRTSALRVWEAAHLLTPTREPDTGYRVYGAQDIRDARIIHTLRESHYLFDRIHPIIDGLRRTGSSQALRDALADRRVSLDRQSAALLAGAARLGRYIEVMRDQPVSALP, via the coding sequence GTGCGTCCGGTGGATCTGGCGCGCGCCGCAGGCGTGTCGACGCAGCAAGTCCGCAACCTGGAGGCCGTCGGCACGCTTCCGGAGTCGGAACGGAGTACGTCGGGCTACCGCCGCTACGACGAGCGGCATCTGGCCGCCCTCCTGGCCTACACCGCGCTGGTTCCGGGGCTGGGCGCGACCGGCGCGCGGGCGATCCTGGAGGCGGTCGGCGCCGGGGAGGTCGCCAGGGCCTTGGCACTGTTGGACGGGGCTCACGCGGCGCTGCATCAGGGCCGTGCGTCGCTGAGGGAGATCGAGCGCACGATGGCCGCGGTGGTGGACCACGAACCCGCCTCCGACGCGCCGGTCCGGCTCCGGGTGGGCGAGCTGGCCCGACTGCTGGGCGTGCGGACGTCGGCGCTGCGGGTGTGGGAGGCCGCGCACCTGCTGACCCCGACCCGCGAACCAGACACCGGCTACCGCGTCTACGGCGCACAGGACATCCGGGACGCCCGCATCATCCACACCCTGCGCGAGAGCCACTACCTGTTCGACCGCATCCACCCGATCATCGACGGCCTGCGCCGCACCGGCAGCTCGCAGGCCCTGCGCGACGCGCTCGCCGACCGGCGGGTATCGCTGGACCGGCAGTCGGCGGCGCTTTTGGCGGGGGCTGCGCGGTTGGGGCGCTATATCGAGGTGATGCGCGATCAGCCGGTGAGTGCGCTGCCATAG
- a CDS encoding ATP-binding cassette domain-containing protein: MQNVTEWIEVRGAREHNLRAVDVAVPKRALTAVTGVSGSGKSSLVFDTIAVEARRQLNETLPAFVRGFLPALSRPAVDAVDHLPAVILVDQRRLRGGARSTVGTITDIAPLLRLLFSRAGEPLVPHADAFSFNMPAGMCPGCEGLGEATVVDLDVFLDRSRSLQGGALRCEIFAVGSRNWQILAASGRLDPRRPVADYSETELHDLLYADDGVVAMEFQGQAYNASYEGAVTKFRRLYLDQDPETRSGRTRKLVAAYTKTAPCPDCGGTRLSPLALSSRVAGHTIADLSAMPASDLVKVLEGISDPAIVPLLNALWARLEDLIGIGLGYLSLDRRTASLSGGEAQRVKLVRQLASSLNDLLYVFDEPSIGMHPRDVSRMTDLLRALRDKGNSVLVVEHDRDVIVAADHVIDIGPGAGAAGGEVGYAGDVPGLRASATLTGRFLDEPVRLKSTVREPTGKLPVLDARAHNLTGFDIDVPTGVLTVLTGVAGSGKSTLAHGVLRVQHPTVVAVDQSPPGANRRSTVATYTGVQDPIRRAFARANGVDPALFSANSAGACPECAGLGVIEQDLAYLDTVSTTCPSCHGRRFTDEVLGHRLRGLSIGDVLETTVAEAAGFFAADRRVCPVLGALAAVGLDYLRLGQPLTTLSGGESQRLKLAGHLAEPGGVYVLDEPTTGLHMSDVRRLLAALDRLIDEHGATVVVIEHNLDLVAHADWLIDLGPEAGSEGGRVLYEGTPAGLLRVKGSHTGEYLRRAIEDTAVVGTPVGEAAR, from the coding sequence ATGCAAAACGTGACGGAATGGATCGAGGTCCGAGGAGCCCGGGAACACAATCTGCGGGCCGTCGACGTGGCGGTCCCCAAGCGCGCCTTGACCGCCGTGACCGGAGTGTCCGGCTCGGGCAAGTCCTCGCTGGTGTTCGACACGATCGCCGTGGAGGCACGGCGCCAGCTCAACGAAACCCTGCCCGCCTTCGTCCGGGGCTTCCTGCCGGCCCTGTCCCGGCCGGCCGTCGACGCCGTCGACCACCTGCCGGCCGTCATCCTGGTCGACCAGCGGCGGCTGCGCGGCGGCGCGCGCTCCACGGTCGGCACCATCACCGACATCGCCCCGCTGCTGCGCCTGTTGTTCAGCCGCGCCGGGGAACCCTTGGTACCGCACGCCGATGCCTTCTCGTTCAACATGCCGGCCGGGATGTGCCCGGGGTGCGAGGGCCTGGGTGAGGCGACGGTCGTGGACCTGGACGTGTTCCTCGACCGCTCCCGGTCGCTGCAGGGCGGGGCCCTGCGGTGCGAGATCTTCGCTGTCGGCAGCCGGAACTGGCAGATCCTGGCCGCATCGGGCCGCCTCGACCCGCGGCGGCCGGTCGCCGACTATTCCGAGACCGAACTGCACGATCTGCTTTACGCCGACGACGGCGTCGTGGCCATGGAGTTCCAAGGCCAGGCGTACAACGCCTCCTACGAGGGCGCGGTGACCAAGTTCCGCCGGCTGTACCTGGACCAGGACCCTGAAACGCGCAGCGGCCGCACGCGCAAACTCGTCGCGGCGTACACGAAGACCGCTCCCTGCCCCGACTGCGGCGGCACCCGCCTGTCGCCGCTGGCGCTGTCCAGCCGGGTCGCCGGCCACACCATCGCCGACCTGTCGGCCATGCCCGCCTCGGACCTGGTCAAGGTGCTGGAAGGGATCTCCGACCCGGCGATCGTGCCCCTGCTGAACGCGTTGTGGGCCCGTCTTGAGGACCTGATCGGCATCGGGCTCGGGTACCTGAGCCTGGACCGGCGGACCGCGAGTTTGTCCGGCGGCGAGGCGCAGCGGGTGAAACTGGTACGCCAGCTCGCCTCCAGTCTCAATGATCTGCTGTACGTCTTCGACGAACCCAGCATCGGCATGCACCCGCGCGACGTCTCGCGCATGACCGACCTGCTGCGGGCGTTGCGGGACAAGGGGAACAGCGTCCTGGTCGTCGAACACGACCGGGACGTGATCGTCGCCGCCGACCACGTCATCGACATCGGCCCCGGGGCCGGGGCGGCCGGGGGCGAGGTCGGGTACGCCGGCGACGTCCCGGGGCTGCGCGCCTCCGCGACACTGACCGGCCGCTTCCTGGACGAGCCGGTCCGGCTCAAGTCCACGGTGCGCGAACCCACCGGGAAGCTGCCGGTCCTCGATGCCAGGGCGCACAACCTCACCGGCTTCGACATCGACGTCCCGACCGGGGTGCTGACCGTGCTCACCGGAGTGGCCGGCTCGGGCAAGTCCACGCTGGCGCACGGCGTCCTGCGGGTCCAGCACCCGACCGTGGTCGCCGTCGACCAGTCGCCGCCGGGGGCCAACCGGCGCTCGACCGTGGCCACCTACACCGGCGTGCAGGACCCGATCCGCAGGGCCTTCGCACGTGCTAACGGCGTCGATCCGGCGCTGTTCAGCGCGAACTCGGCCGGGGCATGCCCGGAGTGCGCCGGGCTCGGGGTGATCGAGCAGGACCTGGCCTATCTGGACACGGTGAGCACCACCTGCCCGTCCTGCCACGGCCGCCGCTTCACCGACGAGGTCCTGGGCCACCGCCTGCGCGGCCTGTCGATCGGGGACGTGCTGGAGACGACGGTGGCCGAGGCCGCGGGGTTCTTCGCCGCCGACCGCCGGGTCTGCCCGGTCCTCGGCGCGCTGGCCGCCGTCGGCCTGGACTACCTGCGCCTGGGCCAGCCGCTCACGACGCTGTCGGGAGGTGAGAGCCAGCGTCTGAAACTGGCCGGGCACCTGGCCGAACCCGGCGGTGTCTACGTCCTCGACGAACCCACCACCGGGCTGCACATGAGCGACGTGCGGCGGCTGCTGGCCGCGCTGGACCGCCTGATCGACGAGCACGGGGCCACGGTCGTCGTGATCGAGCACAACCTCGACCTGGTCGCGCACGCCGACTGGCTGATCGACCTCGGGCCCGAGGCCGGGAGCGAGGGCGGGCGGGTGTTGTACGAGGGGACGCCGGCGGGTTTGTTGCGTGTCAAGGGATCGCACACCGGTGAGTACCTCCGGCGCGCGATCGAGGACACAGCTGTCGTGGGGACGCCTGTCGGGGAGGCGGCGCGGTGA
- a CDS encoding 50S ribosomal protein bL37 produces MAKRGNKRRGRKKKGANHGKRPNA; encoded by the coding sequence ATGGCTAAGCGCGGTAACAAGCGGCGGGGTCGGAAGAAGAAGGGCGCGAACCACGGCAAGCGTCCCAACGCCTGA
- a CDS encoding hemerythrin domain-containing protein — MSTETATSTAGRIDFTLMYVTHDAFRRDLSKLRRAAAEGRTDSLGVQVGWANFKRQLHVHHTSEDEALWPRVEAASAGRADAAEILAAMAAEHARLDPLLEAVDAALERRTAEPAELAGVVAELETALGGHMKHEEEAALPLIQQVLDPKEWAAFAKAIARKQKLSGAAAYVPWVIDGADDAQRAAFFGAMPAPVKVLNRLFWSSRHHKRHPWV, encoded by the coding sequence GTGAGCACCGAGACCGCCACGAGCACCGCCGGCCGCATCGACTTCACCTTGATGTACGTCACCCATGACGCCTTCCGCCGCGACCTGTCCAAGCTGCGCCGGGCCGCCGCCGAGGGCCGTACCGACAGCCTCGGCGTCCAGGTCGGCTGGGCGAACTTCAAGCGCCAGCTGCACGTCCACCACACGTCCGAGGACGAGGCGCTGTGGCCGCGCGTCGAGGCGGCCAGTGCCGGCCGCGCTGACGCCGCCGAGATCCTGGCCGCGATGGCCGCCGAGCACGCGCGCCTGGACCCGCTGCTGGAAGCCGTGGACGCGGCCCTGGAGCGGCGCACCGCGGAGCCCGCCGAGCTGGCCGGCGTCGTCGCGGAGTTGGAGACCGCGCTCGGCGGTCACATGAAGCACGAGGAGGAGGCCGCGCTCCCGTTGATCCAGCAGGTCCTGGATCCCAAGGAATGGGCAGCTTTCGCCAAGGCGATCGCCCGCAAGCAGAAGCTGTCCGGCGCCGCGGCCTACGTCCCCTGGGTCATCGACGGGGCCGACGACGCGCAGCGGGCGGCCTTCTTCGGCGCCATGCCCGCGCCTGTCAAGGTCCTGAATCGTCTGTTCTGGAGCTCGCGTCATCACAAGCGCCATCCGTGGGTCTGA
- a CDS encoding CbtB-domain containing protein — protein MPVSPASTSVPTPLVVSAAKARLWMGGALLFGLLAYYFIGVDQGAVSVFGSDMHIHEFVHDARHLLGYPCH, from the coding sequence ATGCCCGTTTCCCCTGCCTCCACCTCTGTTCCCACCCCGCTGGTGGTCTCGGCCGCCAAGGCGCGGCTGTGGATGGGTGGCGCGCTGCTGTTCGGCCTGCTGGCGTACTACTTCATCGGCGTCGACCAGGGCGCGGTCTCGGTGTTCGGCAGCGACATGCACATCCACGAGTTCGTGCACGACGCCCGCCACCTGCTCGGTTACCCCTGCCACTGA
- a CDS encoding CbtA family protein, whose amino-acid sequence MERILITRGLLAGALAGLVAFCFARIFAEPVIDKAIAYESGRDAAQAALDRAAGIAVPADGPDIFSRTVQSNIGIGVGLIAFGAGMGAVYAVVYLLCLGRVGRIQPKVLALLVAGAGLAGIYLVPYLKYPANPPAIGHPDTIKPRAALYLTMVVCSVAFILAATWLGRRLAPRFGNWNATLLAALAFAAAIGIVMAILPSLGELSANVHQYGHHATETPLPLADAKGNIVYPGFPADVLFSFRFYSICNQVLLWGTLGLAFGPMAERVLRPAMQRAEASGGAGVTAAAV is encoded by the coding sequence ATGGAGAGAATCCTCATCACGCGCGGCCTGCTGGCCGGCGCGCTGGCCGGCCTGGTCGCGTTCTGTTTCGCGCGGATCTTCGCCGAGCCGGTCATCGACAAGGCCATCGCCTACGAGAGCGGCCGTGACGCGGCCCAGGCGGCCCTGGACCGGGCCGCCGGGATCGCGGTCCCGGCCGACGGGCCGGACATCTTCAGCCGGACCGTGCAGAGCAACATCGGCATCGGCGTCGGCCTGATCGCCTTCGGTGCGGGCATGGGTGCCGTCTACGCGGTGGTGTACCTGCTGTGCCTGGGCCGGGTCGGCCGGATCCAGCCGAAGGTGCTGGCCCTGCTGGTCGCCGGCGCCGGACTGGCCGGGATCTACCTGGTGCCCTACCTGAAGTACCCGGCCAACCCGCCGGCCATCGGGCACCCGGACACGATCAAACCCCGAGCCGCGCTGTACCTGACCATGGTGGTCTGCTCGGTGGCGTTCATCCTGGCCGCGACCTGGCTGGGCCGCCGCCTGGCCCCGCGCTTCGGGAACTGGAACGCCACCCTGCTGGCCGCGCTGGCCTTCGCCGCCGCGATCGGCATCGTGATGGCGATCCTGCCCTCCCTCGGCGAGCTGTCGGCGAACGTGCACCAGTACGGACACCACGCGACCGAGACCCCGCTCCCGCTGGCCGACGCCAAGGGGAACATCGTGTACCCGGGCTTCCCGGCCGACGTGTTGTTCTCCTTCCGCTTCTACTCGATCTGCAACCAGGTCCTCCTGTGGGGCACGCTCGGGCTGGCCTTCGGGCCGATGGCCGAGCGCGTCCTGCGGCCGGCGATGCAGAGGGCTGAGGCATCGGGCGGCGCCGGCGTCACCGCGGCGGCGGTGTGA
- a CDS encoding RpiB/LacA/LacB family sugar-phosphate isomerase, with amino-acid sequence MRIAVSADEVAGVAELIGPELERRGHSVLLFGALAPGERADWAWSSEAAARAVAEGRADQAVVACWTGAGASIAATKVDGVRAALCTDAVMADGARKWADANALALSLRLTSQPLLIEMLDAWFAGEPSADPVDAANVAHVAEIES; translated from the coding sequence ATGCGCATCGCGGTGTCGGCGGACGAGGTGGCCGGGGTGGCCGAGCTGATCGGGCCGGAACTGGAGCGCCGCGGCCATTCGGTGCTGCTGTTCGGTGCGCTGGCGCCGGGGGAGCGCGCGGACTGGGCCTGGTCCTCGGAGGCCGCCGCGCGGGCCGTCGCCGAGGGACGCGCCGACCAGGCGGTGGTGGCGTGCTGGACCGGCGCCGGGGCCTCGATCGCGGCCACCAAGGTGGACGGCGTGCGGGCCGCGCTGTGCACGGACGCCGTGATGGCCGACGGGGCCCGCAAATGGGCCGACGCCAACGCGCTGGCCCTGAGCCTGCGCCTCACCTCGCAGCCGCTGCTGATCGAGATGCTCGACGCGTGGTTCGCCGGCGAGCCGAGCGCCGATCCGGTGGACGCCGCGAACGTGGCGCACGTCGCCGAGATCGAGAGCTAG
- a CDS encoding CHRD domain-containing protein: MRATNSSSGTDTGTSTSTSTSTRAKGVGAAALAVLAVTGTVLGLGLNGTAQTGTTPGASTTTGAGTPAADGQAVIAEAAGFVQPDTYAFKTVDDTADPTFNQLLGINSQGVIAGYFGSGAAGHPNQGYTVHGDASSFAKEDFPGSVQTQVTGLNDRGVTVGFFSHANTANQVNDDEGWYALDGRFHQVVFPASSTASPPVEQLLGVNDSDIAVGFYNDAAGNSHGFRYDINRHTFHTVAVSGATSTTAAAIDARGDVAGFYTGANGNQSGFLLTASGKLTPLNFPGATMTQALGVNDKGEVVGLYQTGSGDTAQTHGFTWTAKQAYLTVDDPSGAGGTTVNGVNDAGTLVGFYVDAQGNTDGMLATPQKTTTTRHLSLNPMPQGSVTLGTDRSGVLTAHVSAFGFTPGSQHAAEVVVPGRAKPVATLAPLTADAAGRIEQTVTTAGAVTRLPSGSRFQILLGTGSDALSAQPIAQSRTLPQRPSGDDPMPLQGVDVKSDTRLNGSATLVFDSATHRLTVTVDASGLTPGAHAAHIHLGSCASQGGVQYMLTDLRADSRGDVVHQTQTIDDVAAMPAPGTAYLNVHLGDMNSILANGRPTPAFRPLLCGNI, from the coding sequence ATGCGGGCCACCAACTCCAGCTCCGGTACCGACACCGGTACAAGCACAAGCACGAGCACGAGCACCAGGGCCAAGGGCGTCGGCGCGGCGGCGCTCGCCGTCCTGGCCGTCACCGGCACGGTCCTCGGCCTCGGCCTGAACGGCACGGCCCAGACCGGTACCACGCCCGGCGCGTCCACCACGACCGGCGCCGGCACCCCGGCCGCCGACGGGCAGGCCGTCATCGCCGAGGCCGCCGGCTTCGTGCAGCCGGACACCTACGCCTTCAAGACCGTCGACGACACCGCCGACCCGACCTTCAACCAGCTGCTCGGCATCAACAGCCAGGGCGTCATCGCCGGGTACTTCGGCTCCGGCGCCGCCGGCCACCCGAACCAGGGCTACACCGTCCACGGCGACGCGTCCTCCTTCGCCAAGGAGGACTTCCCCGGCTCGGTGCAGACCCAGGTGACCGGGCTGAACGACCGCGGCGTGACCGTCGGCTTCTTCTCGCACGCGAACACCGCCAACCAGGTCAACGACGACGAGGGCTGGTATGCCCTGGACGGCCGGTTCCACCAGGTCGTCTTCCCGGCCTCCAGCACCGCCTCCCCGCCGGTGGAGCAGCTGCTCGGCGTCAACGACTCCGACATCGCAGTGGGCTTCTACAACGACGCCGCCGGAAACAGCCACGGCTTCCGCTACGACATCAACCGCCACACCTTCCACACCGTCGCCGTCTCCGGCGCCACCAGCACGACCGCCGCCGCCATCGACGCTCGCGGCGACGTCGCCGGCTTCTACACCGGTGCCAACGGCAACCAGAGCGGCTTCCTGCTCACCGCCTCCGGCAAGCTGACCCCGCTGAACTTCCCCGGCGCGACGATGACGCAGGCGCTCGGCGTCAACGACAAGGGCGAGGTCGTGGGCCTGTACCAGACCGGCAGCGGCGACACCGCGCAGACCCACGGCTTCACCTGGACCGCCAAGCAGGCCTACCTGACCGTCGACGACCCCAGCGGCGCCGGCGGCACCACCGTCAACGGCGTGAACGACGCCGGGACGCTGGTCGGCTTCTACGTCGACGCCCAAGGCAACACCGACGGCATGCTGGCCACGCCGCAGAAGACGACGACCACGCGCCACCTGTCGCTGAACCCGATGCCGCAGGGTTCGGTCACCCTCGGCACCGACCGCTCCGGGGTGCTGACCGCGCACGTGTCAGCCTTCGGATTCACCCCGGGCTCGCAGCACGCCGCCGAGGTCGTCGTCCCCGGACGCGCCAAGCCGGTCGCCACCCTCGCCCCGCTGACCGCCGACGCCGCCGGCCGGATCGAGCAGACCGTGACGACCGCCGGCGCCGTCACGCGCCTGCCGTCCGGGAGCCGCTTCCAGATCCTGCTGGGCACCGGATCCGACGCGCTGTCCGCGCAGCCGATCGCGCAGAGCCGGACCTTGCCGCAGCGGCCCTCCGGAGACGACCCGATGCCGCTCCAGGGCGTGGACGTGAAGTCCGACACCCGGCTGAACGGCAGCGCCACGCTGGTGTTCGACTCCGCCACCCACCGGCTGACGGTCACCGTGGACGCCTCCGGCCTGACCCCCGGCGCCCACGCCGCGCACATCCACCTGGGCAGCTGCGCCAGCCAGGGCGGCGTGCAGTACATGCTGACGGACCTGCGGGCCGACTCGCGCGGCGACGTGGTGCACCAGACGCAGACCATCGACGACGTCGCCGCCATGCCCGCGCCCGGGACCGCTTACCTGAACGTGCACCTCGGGGACATGAACTCGATCCTGGCGAACGGCCGGCCGACCCCGGCCTTCCGTCCGCTGCTGTGCGGGAACATCTGA
- a CDS encoding response regulator gives MAIRVVLAEDNYLLRAGTAALLDALDGVELVAAVGDAQALLEAVAEHRPDVVLTDIRMPPENGTDGLKAAAVIRARYPGTGVVLLTQYADPQYAYELLRDGATGAGYLLKERIGDVAELERSLQQVASGGSALDPVLVEALVDRKRRADDRSPLAELTNREREVLEQMAQGKSNTAIAEALFLTERAVQKHINALFSKLGLGADQGLDRRVAAVLQLLDARSG, from the coding sequence ATGGCGATCCGGGTCGTCCTCGCCGAGGACAACTACCTCTTGCGGGCCGGGACGGCGGCGCTGCTCGACGCGCTGGACGGCGTGGAGCTGGTGGCGGCCGTCGGCGACGCGCAGGCACTGCTGGAGGCCGTCGCCGAGCACCGGCCGGACGTGGTGCTCACCGACATCCGCATGCCGCCGGAGAACGGCACCGACGGCCTGAAGGCCGCGGCCGTGATCCGCGCACGCTACCCCGGCACCGGCGTGGTCCTGCTGACCCAGTACGCCGATCCGCAGTACGCGTACGAACTCCTGCGCGACGGCGCCACCGGCGCGGGCTACCTGCTCAAGGAGCGCATCGGCGACGTCGCGGAACTGGAGCGCTCGCTCCAGCAGGTCGCCTCCGGCGGCTCGGCCCTGGACCCGGTCCTGGTCGAGGCGCTGGTCGACCGCAAACGCCGCGCCGACGACCGCTCGCCGCTGGCCGAGCTGACCAACCGCGAGCGGGAGGTGCTGGAGCAGATGGCGCAGGGCAAGAGCAACACCGCGATCGCCGAGGCGCTGTTCCTGACCGAGCGCGCGGTGCAGAAGCACATCAATGCCCTGTTCTCGAAACTGGGGCTGGGAGCGGACCAGGGGTTGGACCGGCGAGTGGCGGCGGTGCTGCAACTGCTGGATGCGCGGTCGGGCTGA